A single region of the Streptomyces sp. NBC_01803 genome encodes:
- a CDS encoding CaiB/BaiF CoA transferase family protein translates to MTTATTQGPGPLDGVRVVELAGIGPGPFAAMLLADLGADVVRVDRPGGAALGLDPARDVTNRNKRSVVIDLKSGEGAGLVLDLATRADVLIEGYRPGVTERLGVGPADCLARNPRLVYGRMTGWGQDGPLADSAGHDIGYIATAGALGMIGASDGPPAIPANLLGDYAGGSLYLVVGVLAALHHARATGRGQVVDAAIVDGTAHLGTMIWGMLGAGAWQDRRGANLLDGGAPYYAVYETADGGWMAVGALEARFYTEFAELLGLGPEAPGQNDFARWPELREAIAARFTTRTRAEWTEVFTGTDACVAPVLSLREAAGDPHLTARGTFTEHGGAVQPAPAPRFSDTPATIRRGPAIPGADAAEIARDWDLPQLTK, encoded by the coding sequence ATGACAACAGCGACAACGCAGGGCCCGGGCCCGCTGGACGGCGTGCGCGTCGTGGAGCTGGCCGGGATCGGACCCGGCCCGTTCGCCGCGATGCTGCTGGCGGATCTCGGCGCCGACGTGGTCCGCGTCGACCGGCCGGGCGGCGCCGCCCTCGGCCTCGACCCGGCGCGCGACGTGACCAACCGGAACAAGCGGTCGGTCGTCATCGACCTCAAGTCCGGGGAGGGGGCCGGGCTCGTCCTCGATCTGGCCACCCGCGCGGACGTGCTGATCGAGGGGTACCGGCCGGGCGTGACCGAGCGGCTCGGCGTCGGTCCGGCCGACTGCCTGGCGCGCAACCCGCGCCTGGTCTACGGACGGATGACCGGCTGGGGGCAGGACGGCCCGCTCGCCGACAGTGCCGGACATGACATCGGCTACATCGCCACCGCCGGAGCCCTCGGCATGATCGGGGCGAGCGATGGCCCACCCGCGATCCCGGCCAACCTGCTCGGCGACTACGCGGGTGGCTCCCTCTACCTCGTCGTCGGCGTCCTCGCCGCCCTGCACCATGCCCGCGCCACCGGGCGCGGCCAGGTCGTGGACGCCGCGATCGTGGACGGCACCGCGCACCTGGGCACCATGATCTGGGGCATGCTCGGCGCGGGCGCCTGGCAGGACCGGCGCGGGGCCAACCTGCTGGACGGCGGCGCGCCGTACTACGCGGTGTACGAGACGGCCGACGGCGGCTGGATGGCGGTGGGCGCGCTGGAGGCCCGGTTCTACACCGAGTTCGCCGAGTTGCTCGGATTGGGCCCCGAGGCCCCCGGGCAGAACGACTTCGCCCGCTGGCCCGAGCTGCGGGAGGCGATCGCCGCTCGCTTCACGACGCGCACCCGGGCCGAGTGGACGGAGGTCTTCACCGGCACGGACGCCTGCGTGGCGCCCGTGCTGTCCCTCCGCGAGGCGGCCGGGGATCCGCACCTGACCGCCCGCGGCACCTTCACCGAGCACGGTGGCGCCGTCCAGCCGGCGCCCGCGCCCCGCTTCTCGGACACACCCGCCACCATCCGCCGCGGCCCGGCGATCCCCGGCGCCGACGCGGCGGAGATAGCCCGCGACTGGGACCTGCCCCAGCTCACGAAGTGA